The genomic DNA TGTGTGGTACGTCTGTAGTTTATCACGGATAGTCACGTGTATTCCACCCTTGATCAGCGTCGCATGTCTGATTCGACCGCTTTGACCTGCTTGATCAGCTGTTCATACTTGTCGACGCGTTTCGTTTGCGACAAGTCATACGTTTGTTTTAAGCGTAAGACCCGCCCGACTTTCTGATCGAGATCTGCTGCCGACAATTTTCCTTGTTTGATCCGCGCCATGATTCCCTTATGAACGGACGCGTATCCGCCGGGCGATGAGAACATCGCCATATCAGCACCATTTTCGAGGGCAAGACTTGCTGCCTGGGCAAGTCCGTACCGTTCCGTGATTGCTCCCATCACGAGATCATCCGTGATGATGACACCATCAAACTTCAGTTCATCCCGTAACAGACCGGTCATGACGGGTTTCGACAACGAGGACGGACGGTTTTGATCGAGTGCCGGGAACAGGATGTGCGCAACCATGACCATCTCGGCCCCGTTTTGAATCGCCCGTTTGAACGGTACCAGTTCCGTCTGTTCAAGTTCCGCTTTCGAAGCATCGACCCGTGGCAGACCAACATGCGAATCGATGGTCGTATCCCCGTGACCCGGGAAGTGTTTGACGACCGGGACAACATCTTCCGCCTTCATCCCCTGCATCAACGGAATACCAAGCCGGGCGACCTGTTCCGCATCTGCACTGAGTGCCCGGTCACCGATAATCGGGTTCGCCGGGTTACTGTTGACGTCAAGAACCGGGGCGAAATTCATGTTGAAGCCGTAAAAACGGGAAATCGAA from Exiguobacterium sibiricum 7-3 includes the following:
- the nagZ gene encoding beta-N-acetylhexosaminidase gives rise to the protein MKRIVPVLLTSVLLAGCADEPTQPVEPQPKPAKKTKPPQPDRPSAAERADKQLKETISKMSTAEKVDQLLYIGVTGTALTQTDRQLLQDHTLGGVLLLGGNITSTDQLKTFTTAISEAQTADEKAFLGFDEEGGRVSRVPDAKLKLSPSLSFGHKNDPGLMTEVGQTLGSISRFYGFNMNFAPVLDVNSNPANPIIGDRALSADAEQVARLGIPLMQGMKAEDVVPVVKHFPGHGDTTIDSHVGLPRVDASKAELEQTELVPFKRAIQNGAEMVMVAHILFPALDQNRPSSLSKPVMTGLLRDELKFDGVIITDDLVMGAITERYGLAQAASLALENGADMAMFSSPGGYASVHKGIMARIKQGKLSAADLDQKVGRVLRLKQTYDLSQTKRVDKYEQLIKQVKAVESDMRR